One genomic segment of Sorex araneus isolate mSorAra2 chromosome X, mSorAra2.pri, whole genome shotgun sequence includes these proteins:
- the CCDC160 gene encoding coiled-coil domain-containing protein 160 isoform X2, with product MDTGARRKQWNDNMYTPVSSPTDSLEEVASSSSGRKPEKAKKNEGHLTLPNRKCQEETSLKVKDLFYQNVKEPNIRDYKMNILNNGAGPSSLSPGSPQPPNEPGLTQAQVRLVPTQAQVPPGLPPAQESSDFRTLNNILRARIRARSAYKIEGISACPDLVKAPTPKVHVNVLNKELEELNLKCQKIESDFEMTEKELVTSRQVSSEEFEDSTTFGESKKDIKIEILKNELCEKSLTIKNLTFALQHSEHLIEKLTLDNRRLKDSIRKLKHQNYIGSTLLKEELQFYYKMEMKKIQEELNTLKADLEAERAIQRRNKRALELLRKYFETKNSVGIIHILPADNSP from the coding sequence ATGGACACCGGTGCCCGAAGAAAACAGTGGAATGATAACATGTACACACCTGTATCTAGTCCAACTGATAGCTTAGAAGAGGTGGCCTCCTCTAGTTCTGGCAGAAAACCCGAGAAGGCCAAGAAAAACGAAGGCCATCTTACTCTACCTAATAGAAAATGTCAGGAAGAAACTAGTCTCAAGGTGAAGGACTTATTCTACCAGAATGTCAAAGAACCCAATATACGAGACTACAAGATGAACATCTTGAATAATGGAGCAGGTCCGAGTTCCCTGTCACCTGGATCGCCTCAGCCCCCCAACGAACCGGGATTAACTCAGGCCCAGGTCAGACTTGTACCGACTCAGGCCCAGGTCCCGCCTGGATTGCCTCCAGCCCAGGAGAGCAGCGACTTCAGGACCCTCAACAACATCCTTAGAGCTCGAATTCGAGCTCGGTCCGCCTATAAGATTGAGGGAATATCAGCTTGTCCTGATCTTGTAAAAGCTCCTACACCAAAAGTCCATGTGAATGTTCTGAATAAAGAACTGGAAGAGCTGAATTTGAAGTGCCAGAAGATTGAATCCGATTTTGAAATGACTGAGAAGGAACTTGTCACCTCCCGCCAGGTTTCATCAGAGGAATTTGAGGACAGTACTACCTTCGGAGAATCAAAGAAAGACATCAAAATTGAGATCCTTAAAAACGAACTTTGTGAAAAATCCTTAACCATCAAAAACCTGACATTCGCACTCCAGCACTCAGAACATCTGATTGAAAAGCTCACTTTGGACAACAGGAGGCTGAAGGACTCCATCCGGAAGTTAAAGCACCAGAATTACATCGGAAGTACTCTTCTCAAAGAGGAACTACAGTTCTATTACAAAATGGAAATGAAGAAGATCCAGGAAGAGCTAAATACCCTCAAGGCCGACCTGGAAGCCGAGCGAGCCATCCAGAGAAGAAACAAGAGAGCATTGGAACTCCTGAGAAAATACTTTGAAACGAAAAATTCCGTTGGCATTATTCACATTTTGCCAGCGGATAACTCTCCTTAA
- the CCDC160 gene encoding coiled-coil domain-containing protein 160 isoform X1, producing MTSKKTTWIAKNGLKVVLEEMDTGARRKQWNDNMYTPVSSPTDSLEEVASSSSGRKPEKAKKNEGHLTLPNRKCQEETSLKVKDLFYQNVKEPNIRDYKMNILNNGAGPSSLSPGSPQPPNEPGLTQAQVRLVPTQAQVPPGLPPAQESSDFRTLNNILRARIRARSAYKIEGISACPDLVKAPTPKVHVNVLNKELEELNLKCQKIESDFEMTEKELVTSRQVSSEEFEDSTTFGESKKDIKIEILKNELCEKSLTIKNLTFALQHSEHLIEKLTLDNRRLKDSIRKLKHQNYIGSTLLKEELQFYYKMEMKKIQEELNTLKADLEAERAIQRRNKRALELLRKYFETKNSVGIIHILPADNSP from the coding sequence GGATTAAAAGTGGTGCTGGAAGAAATGGACACCGGTGCCCGAAGAAAACAGTGGAATGATAACATGTACACACCTGTATCTAGTCCAACTGATAGCTTAGAAGAGGTGGCCTCCTCTAGTTCTGGCAGAAAACCCGAGAAGGCCAAGAAAAACGAAGGCCATCTTACTCTACCTAATAGAAAATGTCAGGAAGAAACTAGTCTCAAGGTGAAGGACTTATTCTACCAGAATGTCAAAGAACCCAATATACGAGACTACAAGATGAACATCTTGAATAATGGAGCAGGTCCGAGTTCCCTGTCACCTGGATCGCCTCAGCCCCCCAACGAACCGGGATTAACTCAGGCCCAGGTCAGACTTGTACCGACTCAGGCCCAGGTCCCGCCTGGATTGCCTCCAGCCCAGGAGAGCAGCGACTTCAGGACCCTCAACAACATCCTTAGAGCTCGAATTCGAGCTCGGTCCGCCTATAAGATTGAGGGAATATCAGCTTGTCCTGATCTTGTAAAAGCTCCTACACCAAAAGTCCATGTGAATGTTCTGAATAAAGAACTGGAAGAGCTGAATTTGAAGTGCCAGAAGATTGAATCCGATTTTGAAATGACTGAGAAGGAACTTGTCACCTCCCGCCAGGTTTCATCAGAGGAATTTGAGGACAGTACTACCTTCGGAGAATCAAAGAAAGACATCAAAATTGAGATCCTTAAAAACGAACTTTGTGAAAAATCCTTAACCATCAAAAACCTGACATTCGCACTCCAGCACTCAGAACATCTGATTGAAAAGCTCACTTTGGACAACAGGAGGCTGAAGGACTCCATCCGGAAGTTAAAGCACCAGAATTACATCGGAAGTACTCTTCTCAAAGAGGAACTACAGTTCTATTACAAAATGGAAATGAAGAAGATCCAGGAAGAGCTAAATACCCTCAAGGCCGACCTGGAAGCCGAGCGAGCCATCCAGAGAAGAAACAAGAGAGCATTGGAACTCCTGAGAAAATACTTTGAAACGAAAAATTCCGTTGGCATTATTCACATTTTGCCAGCGGATAACTCTCCTTAA